The Halostagnicola larsenii XH-48 region GACGTCTAGCTCGAGCAGTTCGTCGTTCGGGATAACGTCGTCTGCGGTACTGGTCACCGCCTCCGGCTCCTCGTCGTGGGCCGGAATCGATGCAACGTCGATGCCGTTGGGTTCGTAGATCGCGCCGTTGACGTCGCTGATGGCGACGACGGTCGCGCCCCACTCCTCGAGCTTTCGGGCGGCGTTCGCGCCGACGCTCCCGAATCCCTGGACGGCGACCGTCGTCTCCTCGAGGGGCATGTCGTAGTATTCGCAGGTCTCTCGGGTGACGATGGCGACGCTGTGTCCGGGCGCTTCTTCGCGGCCGTAGCTCCCGCCGACGGATGGCGGTTTCCCGGTGACGACGCCGGGAATGGTTTCGCCCTGTTGCATGCTGTAGGCGTCCATGATCCAGGCCATCGCCTGCGAGTCCGTCCCCATGTCGGGGGCTGGAATGTCTCGCGTCGGGCCGATGACGTCGCGAATCTCCTGTGTGAATCGACGTGTCAACCGCTCGCGCTCGTCCTCGCTCAGCGATTTGGGGTCGACCACGACGCCGCCTTTGGCGCCGCCGAAGGGGATGTCCATCACGGCGCACTTCCAGGTCATCCACATCGAGAGGCCGACACACTCGTCTCGAGTCACGTCGGGGTGAAATCGCAGGCCGCCTTTGTACGGACCGCGAACGCTGTCGTGTTGGGCGCGAAACCCGGTGAAGACGTCGACGCTGCCGTCGTCTCGCTCGACCGGAACGGTGACTTCCGTAACTTTTGCGGGGTGGTCCAGTCGCTCGAGAACGTTGTCGCTAATATCGATCTGGGAACCGGCGCGGGCGAGTTGCCGTCTGGCCGTCTCGAGCGCCGTTTCCGGTTCGTTCGAGGGACCTTCCGGTCGAGGTGGTTTGGACGAAACGTTCCCAGCCATAGGTTACTCGACCGGAATCTCCCGATTCCGCATGTCAGCACCGCATTCTGGACACTCGATCGGAGACGTTGCTCTGGTCACTGCACCGCAGGCAAAACACTCGTAGGTCGATTCCTCGTCGGGATCTGTCGTCACATCTTTCATAGGTATCACTGCCGAATAGCGACGCGGCGTTCCTCGGCGTCGGTATATAATAGGGATATTAGGAAAATTTTATCCGTTATATTACTAGCACAACCCACCTGGAGAGGTTCACTATTCAACCCCTTGTGTCCCCATTGCCGGTAGTCCGATCTCCTCGAAGAGTAACGAAAACAGTTTCCGCTGGACAGTTCGGTTGTGGCCGTAAAACGCGGCCGGGGAGATGTCGAGGGAATTTGCGATCTCCTCGCCCGTTTGCTCGCGCGGCGATTCGAAGAAGCCGCCGTGGTAGGCCGCTCGAACGACCTCGAGCTGTCGATCGGTCAGTTCCTCTAAGAGTTTCGTCCGCACGTCGCCGGCTGACGTTCCCTCGACGAGCTGTTTCGATCGGAGCTCTACGGACTCGAAGCTATTCGTTACCATTCGAGTCGGGGCCCTCGCGTCGACGTTGTTCGGGACGTCGACGACGATCCGTGCGCCGGTTGGCGTCGCCCGAACGCTGCGAAGCACGACGCCGTGGCTCGCGAGTCGGATGGCGAGAAACGGCACCGGAAGCTCGAGGAGGATCGATCCGCCCGATGGGTCTCCCCCAGAACGGGAGCCGTCGCCGTCCGCACCCTCGCTGACGATCTGTACGTCGGTAACCGAGACGAGTTCCTCGGCGGCGGCTGCGACGGTTTCGACCGGCGCGCCGTCGATCGAGGCGAAGACGGAGACGGCGGATCCGTCCTCGTGCTGGCGAACGCCGCCGTCGAAGGCGACCGTACAGTCCGCGCGGCTGGCAAGTTGCTGGAAGACGAACGTATCGTCGTCGATCTCGAGATCCAATCGCGTACTCGCGGCGGTCAACAGGGCGTTCTTGCGTTCGACGGCGGCGATCGCCGACGCGATCGTTTCGCCCAGTTCGGCGAAGACGGCGCGCGACATTTCACCGAACGCGGCCGGACGACCCGCGTACACGGTGAGAACGCCGTAGGAGAACTCGTCGTACGACAGCGGGACGCTGATCGCCGACTGGTAGTCCTTGGACAGCGCCCGCTTGCGCCAGGGCTCCTCGTGGAGGCCTTCCGCGACGTTCGACACGACGGTGACCTCGCGCGATTGTGCCGCTTCGATCGCTGGCTCACCGGTCTGTTCGACGATCGGTCCGGAAACTGCATCCAGATACCCGCGACCCGCCCCGTCGTAAGCGCGCGCCTCGAGGTTCGTTCCGTCCGGATCCAGGCCACCGATCCAGGCGAATGAGAAGCGATCGGTCCCCGTGAGACGGTCGCAGACAGCCGATTCGATCTCTTCGCGGGTTTCCGCCCGAACGATCGCCTGATCGATTTCGCGAATGAACTCGTTGATACGGTTGAGTTCTGTCAACTGTCGATTCCGCTCTTTCAGTTCGCGCTCCTGATCGTGTAACGCCGACTCGCGCTCGATGCGATCGAGCGCCGCCTCTGCGGTCGTCGCGAGCAGGTCGACCACCTCTCGAGTCACGTCGTCGAACGCGCCCGCAGTCGTCGATCCGGCGACGAAGACGCCGTTGTTTCCGAGCGGGACGTACGCACCGCTTCGAAGGTCCGTCTCCGGTTGCGAGAGCCGATCAGACTCGTTGCTTTCCTCGGAACGTTGCGCCTCGCTGTCGTCAAATATCTGTGTCTCGCCGTCGACGAAGACTCGACCGACGATGGAATCGGTCGTCGCCCGGTGGGACGAAAGCGACCCGTGAGCGCGCTCCATCGCCGGCGTCGCTGCCGCCGGTCGGATGGCACTGTCGGCTGTGTCGAACAGGTAGACGGCACCGGCCTCGAGATCGAGGACGTCGACGGCGTCCTCGACGACGATGTCGGCGATTTCCTCCCGCGACTGCGCCAGCAACAGTCGTCGCGCGGTTCGGTGGAGCGCCGTCAGCGCCTCTTCGCGGCGCTTGCGGGCCGTAATATCGCGGCAGCTATACAGCAGCGTACCGCCCTGAATCGAAACCTCTCGCACGTTGACCAACAGCGTGTGTTCGGTTCCCTCCCTGTCGGTCGCGGTGCACTCGAGGTTCGTCAACACCCCCTCGGCTGCAAGCTCCTCGCGGTCGAACAGGTCGGGTCCGAGCAGGTCCTCGATAGAGCCCATTTCGCGGATCTGGTCGTCGGTGTAACCGAAGATAAAGTGAACGTTGGGACAGACGTAGGTGAACGCGCCGGACTCGTCCGTGATGAGGACCGTATCGGTCATGTTGTTTAGCGTCACGCGGTGGAGCTGTTCGGACTCGCGAAGTTCCTCCTCGAGTGCGACGCGGCCGGTGACGTCGTTTCC contains the following coding sequences:
- a CDS encoding GAF domain-containing protein, which produces MESPVLSDEINILVVEPTPGPDGTRSLETALERAVVDAPVETVSTSHVETVADALEYLESTAAESEVTTDPVLEGDRVDVVLTAAELSGGTGLELLERVQDSRPAVPVILSPVEGSERLASAAISAGASEYVPRDCDPGELAGAIERAVERERTRSHTRASHRRFRTIFEDPDTYVWELDREGTVGSANAGALEAIDASQDDVRGQPFQATPWWLPGDRSSIETALERAASGEVVERELVSRYADGPDTGHATATQAVDGAKRVLEVTIRPVRDDSGAIVSLLAEGNDVTGRVALEEELRESEQLHRVTLNNMTDTVLITDESGAFTYVCPNVHFIFGYTDDQIREMGSIEDLLGPDLFDREELAAEGVLTNLECTATDREGTEHTLLVNVREVSIQGGTLLYSCRDITARKRREEALTALHRTARRLLLAQSREEIADIVVEDAVDVLDLEAGAVYLFDTADSAIRPAAATPAMERAHGSLSSHRATTDSIVGRVFVDGETQIFDDSEAQRSEESNESDRLSQPETDLRSGAYVPLGNNGVFVAGSTTAGAFDDVTREVVDLLATTAEAALDRIERESALHDQERELKERNRQLTELNRINEFIREIDQAIVRAETREEIESAVCDRLTGTDRFSFAWIGGLDPDGTNLEARAYDGAGRGYLDAVSGPIVEQTGEPAIEAAQSREVTVVSNVAEGLHEEPWRKRALSKDYQSAISVPLSYDEFSYGVLTVYAGRPAAFGEMSRAVFAELGETIASAIAAVERKNALLTAASTRLDLEIDDDTFVFQQLASRADCTVAFDGGVRQHEDGSAVSVFASIDGAPVETVAAAAEELVSVTDVQIVSEGADGDGSRSGGDPSGGSILLELPVPFLAIRLASHGVVLRSVRATPTGARIVVDVPNNVDARAPTRMVTNSFESVELRSKQLVEGTSAGDVRTKLLEELTDRQLEVVRAAYHGGFFESPREQTGEEIANSLDISPAAFYGHNRTVQRKLFSLLFEEIGLPAMGTQGVE
- the gdhB gene encoding glutamate dehydrogenase GdhB — protein: MAGNVSSKPPRPEGPSNEPETALETARRQLARAGSQIDISDNVLERLDHPAKVTEVTVPVERDDGSVDVFTGFRAQHDSVRGPYKGGLRFHPDVTRDECVGLSMWMTWKCAVMDIPFGGAKGGVVVDPKSLSEDERERLTRRFTQEIRDVIGPTRDIPAPDMGTDSQAMAWIMDAYSMQQGETIPGVVTGKPPSVGGSYGREEAPGHSVAIVTRETCEYYDMPLEETTVAVQGFGSVGANAARKLEEWGATVVAISDVNGAIYEPNGIDVASIPAHDEEPEAVTSTADDVIPNDELLELDVDVLIPAAVGNVITKANVDDIQADLVIEGANGPTTFAAAAILEERGIPVVPDILANAGGVTVSYFEWLQDINRRAWSLEEVTAELEAEMVTAWNAVRSEVESRDVSWRDGAYIVALSRIAEAHEVRGLWP
- a CDS encoding rubrerythrin-like domain-containing protein — encoded protein: MKDVTTDPDEESTYECFACGAVTRATSPIECPECGADMRNREIPVE